In Phaseolus vulgaris cultivar G19833 chromosome 7, P. vulgaris v2.0, whole genome shotgun sequence, the genomic stretch TTATAGGCGGATTTTACCGAAAAAGTGTAAGATGGAGGATCAATCCATATCCTTGAGTCCTCTTTGTCAGGTTGTAGTAACACCTGTGATATTATTGACATGAACTTCTCTACCATAGTTTTTTCCCATTCAAACCAGTCTCTTCTCCAACTGAAATTCCACTCCCACCCAACTGCATTCCAACTACCAAAATTATCTATAGTCTTGTCTTTAAGCTCAGAGTTATTGTATATTCTTTCATATCTTACTTTGAGTTGACTATTGGTTAGCCATTCGTCTTCCCATAATTTGATCTTCGTCCCTGATCCAACTTTCCAGACCATATTCTGATTGAACCAATTAACTCCTTGGTCTGAAATACTAGCTTTGAATAAATCTAACCACCATCTAGACGTAAAACTATTTTGTTTCGGTACATAAGAATTTGACAACCACCTCAAACCATACTTAGATTCTAAGACCTCCTTCCAAAGACCATACTCTGTTGAACCCAGTCTCCATAGCCATTTGGCCAAAAGTGCCTTATTGAAATGCTCAATACGCCTAATACCAAGACCTCCCACCTCTTTCTCTTTACAAATATTATCCCAACTAGTCCAAGCAATTTTCCTCCCTTCCGTGCCCCACCCCCACAAAAACTTCCTCTGTAATTTTGTAATCTCTTTGCACACTCCAATTGGTGCTTTAAAAAAGGATAGGTAGAATAGTGGTATAGCGTTGATAACTAATTTTATAAGGCACACTCTTCCCACGAAAGACAGATTCCTCCCCTTCCATACAGATAGATTCTTCCTTATCTTTGATACCACAGGCTCCCAAAAGGAACACCTAGATGGATTACCTCCTATAGTTAAACCTAAGTATGAGAAAGGTATCTCCATTATACTACAATGGAGTATTTCTGAGTATAACTTCACCTCATAACTATCTACTCCAATTGCACCCAACTTACTCTTAAAGTAGTTTACCCTGAGGCCCGAACTTAATTCAAAACATCTTAAAATAGCCTTAATACACCTAATATTTTGTACGTTTGATTCACATAAGAAAAGGGTATCGTCTGCAAATTGGAGTAGATCCACCTCCACGTTTTTAACCCCTATTTTGATTCCtgataacaatttttttcttgtcGTTTGTTTTACAAGCCCAGATAAACCTTGTGCGATAATCAGAAACAAAAACGGTGCCATCGGATCCCCCTGTCTAAGACCTCTAGTTGGTTTTGAATTCTTTTGTCGGGCTACCATTTACCAAAACCGAGATTGTTGCCGATTCAAGGCAAGCTCTAATCCACTGCACCCACTTTCCACAAAACCCTAGTCTTCTCatcatataaaataagaatTCCCAACTTACCGAATCGTATGCCTTCTCGAAATCAAGTTTCACAATCACcccctttttctttcttcttttcaagTCATCCACAACCTCATTGACAACAAGAACACTATCTAACAAACCTCTATTGGACAAAAAAGTTGACTGTGAACCATCAATAACCTTCTCAATTACTTTTTTAATCCTATTAGACAGAACCTTTGTCAAAATCTTATAAAGACACCCGACGAGTGATATAGGTCTATATTCTTCAAGGGATTGAGGGTTCTCAGACTTCGGGATCAATGTTAAGAATGAGGCATTACAGCCTTTCGGAATCTTCCCCTCTTTGTGAAAGAATTTTACTGCTCCCAACACATCCTTTTCTAGTAGACACcagttatttttaataaaactaaaagtTACTCCGTCAGGTCCAGGACTTTTATGACTATCACAATTCCAAATGGCTTCCTTTATTTCCTTTTCCTCGAACGGATCAGTCAAGAGTCTATTATCAGATTTAGAAATCTCCTTAAATTCCACATTGTCCAACCTAACTCCAATATCTTCGATGGCCGACATCTTATTCTTATAAAACTCCTTGACCACCTCCTTTACCCTATTTGGTTCTTCCACCCAAATACCAGAGAGATTACAGTGTGCTCCTTTTATCTCATTTCTCATCCTCCTCCATTTGATGGAAGCatggaaatttttttattttgaatccCCCTGTTTAATCCATAATGCTCTTGACTTTTGTTGTAATAAGGATTCGTTCCTCTCATTTATGTCCTGTAGTTGGCTTAAAAGTTCTCTTCTTTCCCTAATCTTGTTTTCGTCCAAGCCATCTACATCATCTCTCATATCTAACTCTTGTATTTTCCTCAAGATTTCGAGTTTGATTTTGTCAACAAGCCCGAATACATCTTTATTCCATCCTTTCAGATCACTCTTTAGCATCTTCAGTTTCTCTTTTAACACAAAGATTTCGTTGCCCTGGACCAAATATCTATCCcatttacttttaataaaattttcaaactccTTATCTTCCTGCCATATGTTAAGAAACCTAAAAGGTTTTGGACCCCAATCCACCACATTTGATTTTAGCACTAAAGCACAGTGGTCAGATATTTGTCTATCTAAAACATATTGTTTACTTCCTGGCCAATGTTGTAACCATTCAAaggaaattaaaaatttatcaaGCCTACTCTTAGCTTTACCATTAGGTTTATACCAAGTGTATTTTGTTCCAATACAGGGTATATCCACCAACTCCATATTATCAATGAAACTATTAAACTCTTGTAATTCTTTCTTGTAACCATTACCATTGGAACTATTTATCCCCCTACGCTCCCTTTCATTCCTTATAGAGTTGAAATCCCCCAAAATGCACCAAGAGTTACACGGTTCCCCTTGCCTAATCTCTAATAAGTCGGCCCACATTTGTATTTTCTCTTGCATATTGCAGGAAGAGTATACGTTTACAATAACCACAAGAATATTTTTCTCCTTAAAGAACCCCGAGAACACTATGAACCTCCTGTTGATGATATGATTGGAACATTGAAAAAACTTTTTATGCCAAATCGTAAGAATACCCCCTGACCCGTTAGTTGGATTGCTATAAAAATAATCAATGTCATTATCTCCCCATAACTTACAAcaattatttaaactaaaaaatgaCAATCTTACTTCTTGCAAGCACAACATTCTAACATCTTCCTTTCTGATCAAATCCTTGATATACCTCCATTTCACAGGACTCCCAAACCCTCTCACATTTAACGTAAGAATTTTCATAGATAACCCGTAACCTCCCTCGCCTCCCTTTGGATTTTCATACTCCAGTCCCTTTTTTCTAATTCTTCTAGGTTAACCATGACATTTCCTTCAACCCCACATGTAGCCCCTAACTGTTTACCCAATTCCCATACTCGAATCGTTTCTAGACTACCATGTTTTAACCAGAACAAACGATTACAGTTATTTATTACCATATCAGAAACATAATTACTAATATGAGATAGAATATTAGTATATTTAAATACATGAGATAGAATTACTAATTCGaatgttatttataatttaattacatcttaaatatatatatatatatttaaattttcttaaaacattttaaatacaaaatataaacataaatatttaataacattatatgttttcaaaagatacatGTTTGTTAGAAGGATAAATAATGTAATCCTCTCGTCCATTTTATGTACGGTTTCATGactaaaaaaagtaataaaaaataaataaatatatatatatatatataaaaaggatGTTTActaagaaatatttataaaagagtaacacattttttatttaaacatttaATACTTTAATAACATCATGCTACCAActaaaaaatctaaataattgatatttaaaaacatTGGTAACttattagatactaatttaaaaatgatttataaatgataaaaactaatttaaatactcataattttttaatttttaaaatagtatataagttagtaaatataaaataactattttttttttctaaaattaatttttatttaatgatttttagtAGTGATTATACTAAAATGCcttaaattttaaactattattatcataaactgttggagatcccacgtcAACTAGATATgagaatattttattgtatataagtggagtGCAAACCTTATCtcataagccggttttatgggttgagttagacttaaagtttacttcgtaacatggtatcagagccatttcgagcttatcctagcgagtatttgttgggtctATCGTGTCACATGAGTCGATTTTATAGGGTCGAGTAAGGCTTAAAATCTACTTCATAACATAAacagttttataaaattatccTACCTTTTCAAATTAATCACACTaacaaaaataagaatttattaTAGTTAATATGAATCCAAAAGaactaaaaatatgtttttacaaTTGATATTTCCTTTTAATTCAAGTACTTATTTATCCTCTTAATCAAAATCAATTatagaataataaataaataactaaaaaactACCATCTCTAATccattttattattaagataaactatataatataagaaatgaatgaatgagaataataaatttttccaaaagtaaccttattttattaatttgtttttttattgtctattattaatattatgaagaatataaattaaaataataataaatatccttttaaaaaactaaaatggtatttattttaagatttgATTTTTTACCTGacaattattataaaaagaTATTATAATTTCAAAACAGAAGAATAGTTGACTGTTGAAATTTAACAACCAAAATAACAAGGCATATACATGCATTATTGATTTGGTATTGAAAGGGAAACTCAAAATATCTGCAGTTAAATGTGAAGTGTTTGTTTTAGAAAAATCCATTGCTGAGAACCTCTAAAATTCTTCTCTATGccacaaaattaacaattttttctGCTCCAGTTAAGTCTGATTAACTTGCAACACAAGCTTCCCATTAATTTAATTCTAAACTCAGACCCTGCATGTGCATGATATATATTTTgctatttatttatcttaatccaACTCATTTAACTAATTAAACAGTAATGAAAAGGAAAATTGTGACTGctgatattttattaattatcaag encodes the following:
- the LOC137829189 gene encoding uncharacterized protein: MRNEIKGAHCNLSGIWVEEPNRVKEVVKEFYKNKMSAIEDIGVRLDNVEFKEISKSDNRLLTDPFEEKEIKEAIWNCDSHKSPGPDGVTFSFIKNNWCLLEKDVLGAVKFFHKEGKIPKGCNASFLTLIPKSENPQSLEEYRPISLVGCLYKILTKVLSNRIKKVIEKVIDGSQSTFLSNRGLLDSVLVVNEVVDDLKRRKKKGVIVKLDFEKAYDSRKFLWGWGTEGRKIAWTSWDNICKEKEVGGLGIRRIEHFNKALLAKWLWRLGSTEYGLWKEVLESKYGLRWLSNSYVPKQNSFTSRWWLDLFKASISDQGVNWFNQNMVWKVGSGTKIKLWEDEWLTNSQLKVRYERIYNNSELKDKTIDNFGSWNAVGWEWNFSWRRDWFEWEKTMVEKFMSIISQVLLQPDKEDSRIWIDPPSYTFSVKSAYNKLTYYECGAGGSVFGSLWNLKELSYSYSE
- the LOC137829190 gene encoding uncharacterized protein — its product is MWADLLEIRQGEPCNSWCILGDFNSIRNERERRGINSSNGNGYKKELQEFNSFIDNMELVDIPCIGTKYTWYKPNGKAKSRLDKFLISFEWLQHWPGSKQYVLDRQISDHCALVLKSNVVDWGPKPFRFLNIWQEDKEFENFIKSKWDRYLVQGNEIFVLKEKLKMLKSDLKGWNKDVFGLVDKIKLEILRKIQELDMRDDVDGLDENKIRERRELLSQLQDINERNESLLQQKSRALWIKQGDSK